The sequence AGATGTTTGTAGAGCATCTGCACCAATAATTTCTTCTAGTTGTGCCATTACCACTGGGGCTTTAGAATAAATTATTGCACCATATAGCGTTCCTGCTAAGTTTAAATTATCAAGTTTTTGCTGAATAGGGTGAGTACCAGCAGATCTATCAACAGGATAAGCTCTGTATTGGTGAGAAACATAAAATTGTACATTATGGTTAATTTCTGGGTACGATGGCTCTACCGCTTTGGCAGCTATAAAATTAGCAAATACTTCTTTTAACCAAACATCATCAAACCATTTCATGGTTACAAGGTCACCAAACCACATGTGTGCCACTTCATGAGAAATTAGCTGTGCTCTTCTTAGTTTTTCTGTATCTCCTGCGTTTTCATCAAGTATTAAAGAAGACGATCTGTATTGAATTGCCCCAATATGTTCCATGCCTCCATATTGAAATGGTGGAAGAAGTGCAAAGTCAAGTTTATGAAAAGGCAATGGAATTGTAGTATAGTTTTCAATCCAATCAATTGCATTTACATGAAGCTTAAAAATGTCATCTTTATTTTTATCAATTTTTTCTTTGTCAACTAAATGTAACATGGTAAACTTATGCTTACCATCATCATATTCTTCCTTTTTAAACTTACCTGCTACAAAAGAAAAAAGATAAGTAGAAATTGGAGCTGTTTCGCCAAATACCAACAGTTTTCGTCCTTCGGTAGTTTCTTTCTGTGTTGCATATTCTCCAGCTATAGCTTCCCATTTTTCTGGCATATCTAAGCTTAGAATATATTTTGCTTTAAGATCGGGTTGGTCAAAACAAGGAAAAAGAGTTCTTGCCCTATCAGGAACAAGTAACGTATACATATAATCCTTATTTCTATTTAGCGACTGTTTACCTGCCTTAAATTGAAAGGAAATTTTATTCTCTCCTTCAATTAGAAATTCACTTGGTATAATAATGTGTTCTTGTATATAATCGTATGTAGATGCTTCATTATTTACAATAAGGTTTTCAATGTGCGTATCGTTGGCTTTAAAATCAAGTATTAAGGGCGTAGAACTATCTTTAAGCGTTACTTTTATAAGCGATGTGGCAAAAATATCTTCTTCTTTTTCTTCTGGTAGTTCAAAATGAAGTTCATAATGAATATCAGAATAAGTTGAAAACCGATATTCAGCCAATTCTTTAGATACACCTAATGTGATTTCTACAGGATTAGATTTACAAGAAAAAAACATTAGTAATACAATTAAATAAGTAAATTGATTGAATCTCATAGGTATGGTATAGGTATTAAAAAAAATCTATCTAAATATATTAATATCTAGGTAAACATCCTTATTACTTTTCAATTATCTGTCTGTAATAAATGAAAACAACAGCCCATGAAACACAAACTGTTGTCCTATTTCTAACTATTTTAACTTATTTCTTATAAACTTCTCTAATTCAACTAAAAGAAAGAGAATTGTAGAAATTCCTATTATTAATCCCCACGCTTTACTATCTATTGGTGTTGTACCAAAAAGTGTATTCATAAAAGGCGCATAGGTGAGTAAAAGCTGAAGACTTATCATGATCATAACACCACCAATGAGCCACTTATTTGAAAAGAAGCCAAGTTTAAATGGAGAATGATGTAATGACCTAGAGTTGAATAAATAAAACAACTCGCCAAAAACTATCAGGTTTACACAAATTGTTCTCGATACATTAATTCCCATTCCGTGCGTTGTTTCATAATAGAAAACCAAGTAAATGGCAGCCACTAGATAAGTGCTTACCCACAGTATTCTAGCGAACATAGCAGCGGTCAGTAATGGTTTTTTAGGATCTCTTGGCGGCCTTTTCATTAATCCGATTTCAGATTTTTCTACGGCTAATGTTGCTCCTAAAAAGATAGCAGTAGACATGTTAATCCATAAAATTTGAAGTGGAGTAATTGGTAAAGTTAAACCTAGAAGGGAAGCGACAAGAATTACCATACCTTCTGTTAAGTTCGTAGGAATGGTCCATGTTATAAATTTAAGAAGATTGTCGAACACATTTCTACCTTCTTCTGTAGCACTTTTTATTGTTGCAAAATTATCATCAGTAAGAATCATGTCCGCTGTTTCTTTGGCTACCTCTGTTCCAACAATACCCATTGCAATACCAATATTCGCTTGTCTTAAAGCAGGTGCATCATTTACGCCATCACCTGTCATTGCAACAATATGTCCTTCATCTTGTAATGCTTGGACAAGGTTTAATTTCTGATGAGGACTCACTCTAGCAAATACAGATTTCTTTTTAGCAATTTCTCTTAATTGATGTATGTTGAGAAGGTCTAGTTCTTTTCCCGTAATTCCAGTTTCTTTAGGGTTATGCTTTCTTAAACCAAGTTTATCTGCAATTGCTGTAGCAGTTACAATATGATCTCCAGTTATCATTTTGACATCAATTCCAGCCTGATGACAGATATTTACCGCATGTACCGCTTCGGCTCTAGGGGGGTCGATCATGGCTTGTAAACCTAAAAATGTAAGCTGTTCAGTAGTGTCTGCATGTGTAATTGATGTTCTATTCTTAGCTATCTCTTTTTTAGCAAAAGCAAGTACTCTTAATCCATCAGATGCATATCTTTCTACAGCTTTTATAATTTGTTCATAATAGATGGTAGTGGTGTTTCCATTGTTATCTAATACATTTACACATGCTGAAACAATCTTCTCTACAGCACCTTTAAGATACATAATATTCGTAGCGTTGCCCTTATGTAACGTAGCCATGTATTGATGTTCCGACTCGAACGGGATCTCGTCTAAACGAGGAAAAAAAGTATTCATTTCATCAATTATAAATCCTCCTTTTGTAGCAGAAGTAATTAAAGCACCTTCAGTTGGATCGCCTTCGATACACCAATATCCCTCTTTTTTAAATAAAGAAGCGTTATTACAGAGTAGCCCAGCTTTTAGTGTTTCGGTTAAGGCTACAGAATAATCGTTGGTGATATACTGTCCTTTACAAGAAAATCTCCCATTGGGTACATAACCTGTACCTTCTACATCTATATCTTCATTGTTTGTATAGATTTTCTGAACGGTCATTTCATTTTGGGTAAGTGTACCCGTTTTATCAGAACAGATAACAGTAGTGCTCCCTAAGGTTTCTACAGCGGGTAATTTTCTGATGATCGCTTTCTTTTGTGCCATTCTACTTACACCAATGGCTAAAGTGATGGTAACAACGGCTGGTAAACCTTCTGGTATTGCACCAACAGCCAAAGCAACTCCTTCTAATAATACATTTTCTAACGGTTGTCCTCTAAGTAGCCCTGCAGTAATTGTAAGTGCCGCTAGACTTAAAATTATCCAAAGTAAAATTTTACTAAAATGTGCAATTTTCTTAGTTAGTGGTGTAGCCAATATATCTGCTGAAGCTATTAAGTGATTTATCTGACCAATCTCAGTTTTATCACCAATGTTGGTTACTACGCCAAGGCCATACCCATAAGTTACAAGGGTAGAAGCAAAGGCAGAATTCTTTCTATCATTTATAATGGTTTCTTCTTCTAAAGCAATATTTTTTTTATCTGTTGAAAGAGATTCTCCAGTTAAAGCAGACTCGTCAATTTTTAATTCTTTTGAAGTGATAATACGCAAATCTGCAGGCACTCTATCTCCAGAATGTAACACAACAATATCTCCTATAACAATGTCTTTAACCTTAATACTTGTTTTCTTTCCCTCTCTAATAACTGTAGTGTTTGCTGTAAGTTCTTTTGCTAATGCTTGAATAGCTTTTAATGCTTTCACTTCTTGAATAAAGCCAATTATTGCATTTATTAAAACAACACTAATAATTACACTCATTTCTACCCACTCTTCTAAGAATCCTACGCCGAGTGCAGCAAACAAAAGTATATAAACTAGTGGTTGATGAAACTGTTTAAGAAAAATTAGAAATCGAGATTCTCCTTTTTTAGGAGTTAGTTTATTTTCGCCAAATTTTAGTCTTCTTTTAAGTACTTCTTGCCTTGATAACCCATTTTTTGAGTCGGCATTTAGCAGATTTACTACTTCACCAGAAGTTAGTAAATGCCATTGTCTTACCTGTTCCATTGTTTTGATATTTGGGTATATACATCATTTATTATTTTAAACTTATAAAAAGCCCCTTCACTAAAAATATAGGAAGGGGCACATCAACTAAACGTTTCGCATCATTTCAATTTCTCTTTCGGAAACAAGGGAAAGAATACTACTTGCGATTTCATTGTCTGATAGATCGTCCCTCTTAATGGTTAAATCATAATTTATAGGGACACTCTGCGAAACGTATTTTAAAAAGTTTTTACGACGTTTGTTTTTACGTCGAACGATTTCCCGAGCATAATTTTCTCGCAAATCGTTTTTCTTAGCAAATTGGGTTACTCTAAATTTTTCTGATGCTGTTACTTTTATTCGTAATGCATTTTGCAATCCATCGGTAAAAAATGAAGCACCTCTTCCTAAAAAGACAACATTACCTCTTTCTAGAAAACTTAAAATGACGGTTTTTAACGCGGTTAATAATTGCTCATCTAATGTATTATTGCCTATATCCAGACTGTACATAATTTGATCTATTATGCTTTTGTTCTGTATAGGAATGAAATTATTTAACTCTTTTGCAGATACTTTTAGCTCTTTAGAAAGGTTATTTAAGATAGTACTATCTACCAGCCTCCAAGGTCTTTTTAGCATTTTAAACCCAACCTTTTTTGCATTAAGCTCATCTACTAATAATTGAGCTGCCGGTCTAACATTTGTACCAAATTCTCTCGACATTGTTACAATCATGCCATTAGCAACAGGTGCTTTTTTCTGCCGTAATTCTGTTTCGATTAAGTAATTATAGATGAATGATTCCATGAGTATACTAGTTTTAGTGTGCTTGAATATCTTTGTAGTGTCAATTTAACACTTAAAGTGTAGTGATATGGTAATCAAAGTCATTAATAAATGATGATATATTCACTTATTAATGACTTCAAGCAAAGGACTAAAACTAATAGTTTAATTTACATATTTTTGTTTTTCAGCTGATTAACCTCACTATAGGTTTTACATTGAATCTCTTTATTCTTGCAGAGATCAAAAAGGAGGGAAGTGAGTGTTTCATCATCCATAATATCTCTATTAAGTACAAAATCGTAACTCTGATGTTTTCCTTTAGAAATATAACTTAGAAAGTCATTTCTTCTTTTGGCTTTTCTGCGAACAACCTCTTTGGCATAATGGTAATTCACTTTGTTTTTTTCAGCGTACCTATGTATTCTATTTTCATCACTTGATTTTATTTTGAAGTTGATAACATTGTCCAACTGATTTGTAAAATAAGCAGCTCCTCTACCCAGAAAGACAACATTTCCTCTTTCAAAATAAGAATAAATTACGGTCTGAATAGCCTTGTGTAAGTTATCGTCTAATTGACTTCTATTAAAGTCTAAACCATGTAATATCTGATCGAAAATACTTTTGTGTTCAATAGGTACAAATTGATTTAAGGCGTCGTACCCAATTTTAAGTTCTTTAGAAATGTTACTTAAAATAACACTATCAATTAGTGCCCATTTCTTTTTACAGATAGAAAAACCAACACGTTCTTTATTTAGTTTTTCTACAAGTTCCGTAGCACAATTTTTTATGTTTGTACCAAAGTCCCTTGATAATGTAAAAATTAGACCTTTAGATTGAGGTGTTTTTATTTCTTCTAAGTTCGAGGCTGCTAAATAATTATAGATATAGTTTTCCATAGCATTTAAGTTAGTTGTGGTGTATAGTAATTTACTTAATTTACACAACAAATAAAAGATTTTTACTTTATAAGTAATTGATAGTCAGATTTTAAATAATTTTTTGTTTGTTTTTATATCAATATTATAAAGTATAGTAAATGTGAATAATTTATAACTACTTTTTACTATTAATCACTTAATACGTATTTATAAATCATTTTCTACTAGTTTAGTAGACTAAAGAATAGTACTAAAGTCATTTAATGGTCTTAGTATTTATTTTAACTTCACTTAAAGAATAGACTTTAAAACCATTGGTATATTTACCTATAAGGTTTTAGTAAAATAAAAAACACATTATGATATTACTTCTTGCAATTATAGCTTTTGTAAGTTTACTGGGCATACTTTATTCCATGTCAAACCAAAAAGTCAAATTCCATTATAGAAATTTGACAGCAATTGGTATAGGAATTATTTTTGGGTGGGGTTTATATGAGTTTATTCCGCAAGAGGTCTATGTAGATTTAAAATTTTACATGAAGACCATCTCTAATATATATATTAGGTTCTTAAAATTAATGATTGTTCCCATTGTCTTTATTTCTATTGCACATACGCTAGTAAATATTAGTAACGATAGTAATATTGGAAAAAGAATAGGGCAGATAATTACTTATTTTGTGGTCTCTATAACCGGAGCAGCAACACTTGCCTTTGGAATGGCAAATCTTTTTAACTTCGAGAACCTTATTGATGTTTCTAAAGTTTCTGCAGAAACAATTTCTAAAGGATATGCCAACAGAATTGATACTTTAGGTGATGCCTCTTTAGGGAAAGTAATTTATGGATTTACGCAAAATATACCGACATCAATATTTCAGGCTTTTAGTGAGAACAATATTATAGGTACACTGTTAGTAGCATTATTAATAGGAATGGCTGTACGTAGAATGTCTGCTAAAAAGCCAAAAGAAATGGGCTTAGTTATTAGAGGTTTAGATTCTGCTAAACTTATTATCAATAGCATGACAATGACAATTATTAAATTAACTCCTTATGGTGTGTTTACTTTAATGACAATTGCCGTTGCAGAAAAAGGCCCTTCATTATTTGGAGATTTAGCCATTTTTATTGTGGTATCATATGCTACTATGTTATTAATTTTTATAATGCACATGGCAGGGTTATCAACAAAAGGAATGAACCCAATAAAGCATGTAAGGAATTTATTACCTGCAATAATTACAGGGTTTTCTACACAATCTAGTGGAGCAACTTTACCTGTTACAATTAACTGCTTAGAAGATAATAATGGTGTAGATACAGAAACGGCAAATATTGCAGCATCTTTAGGTACTACAATGGGAATGAATGCTTGTGGTGCTATGTGGCCAGTTTTTATGATTGTCTTGTCTGTTGGGGTAAACAATGCTTTAGGCTTAGCACCAATAGACTTACTATCTCCAGGGACATTATTTACAATGTTTATTTCTGTAATTATATCTTCTTTTGGTATTGCAGGTTTACCAGGTACAGCATCTTTTGCGGCCATTACAGCCATGACAATTATGGGTATTGCTCCAGAAGTTATGGGTATGGTACTAACGTTTGTATTATCGGTAGATTCTTTAATTGATATGGGTAGAACAGCAACAAACATTTTTGGAGTTTCTTCTGCCGCAACTTTTATTTCTAAAAAAGATGGACTTTTGGATATGGAGAAATTTAAAGACTAATTGACTTTACGTCATTATTAAGATATAGTAAATGGCCTTAAAAGAACATATTTCTTTCAAGGCCATTTCTTTTTAGAATGCTATTTTATAATATAAGTTTGGCATAATAAAAAATACTTTATCTTCTTCTACCTGTTGATCTTTTAAGTTGTACTTGTAGCCACTTGTTTGTTCTGTAAGTAATGCATTTTGCATATCAAGACCCCAAGTTCGTGTACTTTTCTTTTTATGGATTTTGTAAGTGATACCAAAGTTTAACCACACTTCATCTTGTCCTTTTACAGAGTACAATTCATTTTCTTTATACACTACTTTTTGTTGTTCATTAGATGCCTTTTCATCATATGGAGTTAAAGGTACTCCACCTAAATAAGTGGCATTAAAGTTAATTCCAAGAAGGTTTTTCTTTTTAACCAAGAACTCTTTACCAAAAGTAACGGTAGCCATATAATTTCTATTAAAAAGAGTATTTCTTGTTACTCCCTGAGCATCTTGGTATTCAGAAGTATACATAGAACCAGTAACCATATAATAGATGCCATTTACCATTGAGCGTTCTAATGTTACATCAACACCTTTATTTGCACCCGTACCTTTATTAGAAATTGTACCATTTGCTCCCCACATTGTTGTATAATTTGCAAAAGAATAAGGAGTTCCATCAATAACAGGCACATCAAACAAATCTTGATAATACACCTCTGTAGTTAAACGAGTATTCTTACTTAAATTAACTTTAACACTACCTACATAATGATCCGATTTAGATAATTTTAAATCATTTGGTTGGCCTGTAACAGGGTTTGTGAAAGAATAAACTTTCAATTCTTCTCTTTTACTATGTCTACCATAAGCAGCAGATAAAATAACACCATTAATTGGGGT is a genomic window of Flammeovirga pectinis containing:
- a CDS encoding cytidylate kinase-like family protein: MESFIYNYLIETELRQKKAPVANGMIVTMSREFGTNVRPAAQLLVDELNAKKVGFKMLKRPWRLVDSTILNNLSKELKVSAKELNNFIPIQNKSIIDQIMYSLDIGNNTLDEQLLTALKTVILSFLERGNVVFLGRGASFFTDGLQNALRIKVTASEKFRVTQFAKKNDLRENYAREIVRRKNKRRKNFLKYVSQSVPINYDLTIKRDDLSDNEIASSILSLVSEREIEMMRNV
- a CDS encoding cytidylate kinase-like family protein, encoding MENYIYNYLAASNLEEIKTPQSKGLIFTLSRDFGTNIKNCATELVEKLNKERVGFSICKKKWALIDSVILSNISKELKIGYDALNQFVPIEHKSIFDQILHGLDFNRSQLDDNLHKAIQTVIYSYFERGNVVFLGRGAAYFTNQLDNVINFKIKSSDENRIHRYAEKNKVNYHYAKEVVRRKAKRRNDFLSYISKGKHQSYDFVLNRDIMDDETLTSLLFDLCKNKEIQCKTYSEVNQLKNKNM
- a CDS encoding M1 family metallopeptidase, encoding MRFNQFTYLIVLLMFFSCKSNPVEITLGVSKELAEYRFSTYSDIHYELHFELPEEKEEDIFATSLIKVTLKDSSTPLILDFKANDTHIENLIVNNEASTYDYIQEHIIIPSEFLIEGENKISFQFKAGKQSLNRNKDYMYTLLVPDRARTLFPCFDQPDLKAKYILSLDMPEKWEAIAGEYATQKETTEGRKLLVFGETAPISTYLFSFVAGKFKKEEYDDGKHKFTMLHLVDKEKIDKNKDDIFKLHVNAIDWIENYTTIPLPFHKLDFALLPPFQYGGMEHIGAIQYRSSSLILDENAGDTEKLRRAQLISHEVAHMWFGDLVTMKWFDDVWLKEVFANFIAAKAVEPSYPEINHNVQFYVSHQYRAYPVDRSAGTHPIQQKLDNLNLAGTLYGAIIYSKAPVVMAQLEEIIGADALQTSLQNYLKKYAFSNATFDDLINVIVETTDKDIKPWADQWVKKAGMPKYKLSIDEGNLLIKTEDVGWSQIITIDNNTVNINSANTVAPLNNNKFPLDQSAKSYGYFEFDAGLQKHLIENTASYSDTEAMSVYSNLWENFIHKNIDIETYLPFVLERLKVEDNSLLKKMLFGQFKEIYWYYLSKSERINITKKEFSIFKRLLKESESNTLKTFYLKVLISLYHTKEEFPFLEPYITQKKTTPTISDANRIALFMKLRMEKLATSRDMERTVAENLSSDYYRSYLTYITPSTSPDYIERDAYFEDIKNVKNRGNEPWVENGLGYLNHPLQASTSIKYLEATLNLLPEIQKTGDIFFPFGYLKNSIGKRTEKSVIKKVHQYLKHNNLDDKLEAKILQNLDPVIRRNQFTEIL
- a CDS encoding dicarboxylate/amino acid:cation symporter, producing MSNQKVKFHYRNLTAIGIGIIFGWGLYEFIPQEVYVDLKFYMKTISNIYIRFLKLMIVPIVFISIAHTLVNISNDSNIGKRIGQIITYFVVSITGAATLAFGMANLFNFENLIDVSKVSAETISKGYANRIDTLGDASLGKVIYGFTQNIPTSIFQAFSENNIIGTLLVALLIGMAVRRMSAKKPKEMGLVIRGLDSAKLIINSMTMTIIKLTPYGVFTLMTIAVAEKGPSLFGDLAIFIVVSYATMLLIFIMHMAGLSTKGMNPIKHVRNLLPAIITGFSTQSSGATLPVTINCLEDNNGVDTETANIAASLGTTMGMNACGAMWPVFMIVLSVGVNNALGLAPIDLLSPGTLFTMFISVIISSFGIAGLPGTASFAAITAMTIMGIAPEVMGMVLTFVLSVDSLIDMGRTATNIFGVSSAATFISKKDGLLDMEKFKD
- a CDS encoding cation-transporting P-type ATPase translates to MEQVRQWHLLTSGEVVNLLNADSKNGLSRQEVLKRRLKFGENKLTPKKGESRFLIFLKQFHQPLVYILLFAALGVGFLEEWVEMSVIISVVLINAIIGFIQEVKALKAIQALAKELTANTTVIREGKKTSIKVKDIVIGDIVVLHSGDRVPADLRIITSKELKIDESALTGESLSTDKKNIALEEETIINDRKNSAFASTLVTYGYGLGVVTNIGDKTEIGQINHLIASADILATPLTKKIAHFSKILLWIILSLAALTITAGLLRGQPLENVLLEGVALAVGAIPEGLPAVVTITLAIGVSRMAQKKAIIRKLPAVETLGSTTVICSDKTGTLTQNEMTVQKIYTNNEDIDVEGTGYVPNGRFSCKGQYITNDYSVALTETLKAGLLCNNASLFKKEGYWCIEGDPTEGALITSATKGGFIIDEMNTFFPRLDEIPFESEHQYMATLHKGNATNIMYLKGAVEKIVSACVNVLDNNGNTTTIYYEQIIKAVERYASDGLRVLAFAKKEIAKNRTSITHADTTEQLTFLGLQAMIDPPRAEAVHAVNICHQAGIDVKMITGDHIVTATAIADKLGLRKHNPKETGITGKELDLLNIHQLREIAKKKSVFARVSPHQKLNLVQALQDEGHIVAMTGDGVNDAPALRQANIGIAMGIVGTEVAKETADMILTDDNFATIKSATEEGRNVFDNLLKFITWTIPTNLTEGMVILVASLLGLTLPITPLQILWINMSTAIFLGATLAVEKSEIGLMKRPPRDPKKPLLTAAMFARILWVSTYLVAAIYLVFYYETTHGMGINVSRTICVNLIVFGELFYLFNSRSLHHSPFKLGFFSNKWLIGGVMIMISLQLLLTYAPFMNTLFGTTPIDSKAWGLIIGISTILFLLVELEKFIRNKLK